From a single Raphanus sativus cultivar WK10039 chromosome 3, ASM80110v3, whole genome shotgun sequence genomic region:
- the LOC130509746 gene encoding WRKY transcription factor 55-like isoform X1, giving the protein MCYSYQKHKRKVQMEEVMSIIFRGLKLVDELKSSLQEKSPEALSTYLDEITKTFCDAKERLKIVLVIRNSETAMNQLKPAIAACSDQMLMQIEPGLMQEYWLRYGGSTSSQGTEAVTQRQLMAVKGDGGRNLMATERSGGSGSGSSTPRQRRRKNEGEEQTVLVAALRSGNTDLPPDDNHTWRKYGQKEILGSTYTRAYYRCTHQKLYNCPAKKQVQRLNDDPFTFRVTYRGSHTCHIYSTAPTISTAAPTAPIATTATTSHPVDYGPFFDMAEAMMFGSSGSGANMDFIFPCNDPPPHNHFYRRPEDGDGDK; this is encoded by the exons ATGTGTTACtcataccaaaaacataaacgtAAGGTACAAATGGAAGAGGTAATGTCAATTATCTTCCGTGGATTGAAACTTGTTGATGAGCTTAAGTCAAGCTTGCAGGAAAAGTCACCGGAAGCTCTGTCCACCTATCTTGACGAGATCACAAAGACATTTTGTGATGCAAAAGAGCGGTTGAAGATAGTCCTTGTGATCAGGAACTCGGAGACCGCAATGAACCAACTTAAACCGGCGATTGCGGCTTGCTCAGACCAGATGCTAATGCAGATTGAACCGGGTCTGATGCAGGAGTATTGGTTAAGGTATGGCGGGTCCACGTCATCTCAGGGAACTGAAGCCGTGACTCAAAGGCAGCTCATGGCTGTTAAGGGTGACGGCGGACGAAATTTGATGGCTACGGAAAGATCCGGTGGCTCAGGTAGCGGTTCATCCACGCCAAGGCAACGTAGAAG GAAAAACGAAGGAGAAGAACAAACGGTGTTGGTGGCGGCGTTAAGGTCAGGAAATACAGATCTACCACCTGACGATAACCATACTTGGCGTAAATATGGTCAAAAGGAAATTCTTGGTTCTACGTATACTAG GGCGTACTATAGATGCACCCACCAAAAGTTATACAATTGTCCAGCCAAGAAGCAAGTCCAACGCCTCAACGATGATCCCTTCACCTTCCGAGTCACTTACCGTGGCTCACACACTTGCCACATCTACTCAACCGCTCCCACCATATCTACCGCTGCCCCCACCGCTCCAATTGCAACTACTGCCACAACTAGCCATCCCGTTGACTATGGTCCGTTCTTCGACATGGCCGAAGCTATGATGTTCGGTAGCAGCGGGAGTGGAGCCAACATGGATTTCATTTTTCCTTGCAATGATCCACCTCCTCATAATCACTTTTACCGGAGGCCAGAAGACGGCGACGGAGACAAATAG
- the LOC108847573 gene encoding uncharacterized protein LOC108847573 — MFKFLKGVVGGSGTGLKDLPYNIGDPYPSAWGSWNHFRGTSKDDGSPVSIFALSGNNAQDGHLAAGRNGVKRLRTVRHPNILSFLHSTEVETHDGSTSKVTIYIVTEPVMPLSDKIKELGLKSTQRDEYFALGLHQITKAVSFLNNDCKLVHGNVCLASVVVTPTLDWKLHAFDVLSEFDGSNESASGPMLPFEWLVGTQYKPMEMVKSDWVAIRKSPPWAIDSWGLGCLIYELFSGSKLGKTEELRNTVGIPKSLLPDYQRLLSSMPSRRLNTSKLLENGEYFQNKLVDTIHFMDILNLKDSVEKDTFFRKLPNVAEQLPREIVLKKILPLLASSLEFGSAVAPALTALLKMGSWLSAEDFKLKVLPTIVKLFASNDRAIRVSLLQHVDQFGESMSGQIVDEQVYPHVATGFADTSAFLRELTLKSMLVLAPKLSQRTLSGSLLKYLSKLQVDEEPAIRTNTTILLGNIATYLNEGTRKRVLINAFTVRALRDTFPPARGAGIVALCATSTTYDDTEIATRILPNIVVLTIDQDSEVRAKAFQAVEQFLQILKQNYEKTNSGETGVTGGASAIPETAGLIGWAMSSLTLKGKPVDQPSLASSSSAPSLASAASNATTTATEAPSVKASHHARSNSDFTDQPAPPSPTSTDGWGDIENDINEGHESDKDGWDLDPIDEPKPAPALSNIQAAQKRPVSQPSRPPATSSRPKISTAKAAAKLEDDDMWGSIAAPPPATTSRPLNLKKTVQSDDEDPWAAIAAPPPTTRAKPLSSGRGRAAKPAAPKLGAQRINRTSSGM; from the exons ATGTTCAAGTTTTTGAAGGGAGTGGTGGGTGGATCTGGGACGGGGCTGAAGGATCTACCTTACAACATCGGTGATCCTTACCCTTCTGCTTGGGGCTCCTGGAATCACTTTCGTGGTACCTCCAag GATGATGGATCTCCAGTTTCGATATTTGCTCTTTCTGGGAACAATGCTCAAGATGGCCATTTGGCTGCTGGTAGAAACGGTGTCAAGCGCCTTCGTACT GTGAGGCATCCAAATATACTTTCTTTTCTTCACAGCACCGAGGTTGAAACTCACGATGGTTCTACTTCCAAGGTTACCATCTACATTGTCACTGAGCCTGTTATGCCCCTCTCAGATAAGATTAAGGAGCTTGGCTTGAAATCCACTCAGAG GGATGAATATTTTGCACTGGGGCTACACCAGATAACTAAAGCCGTGAGCTTCCTGAACAATGACTGCAAACTT GTGCATGGAAATGTTTGCCTGGCTAGTGTTGTTGTGACACCTACTTTAGACTGGAAACTCCATGCTTTTGATGTTCTATCAGAGTTTGATGGGAGCAATGAATCTGCAAGTGGACCTATGCTG CCATTTGAATGGCTAGTAGGAACACAGTACAAGCCAATGGAAATGGTGAAATCTGATTGGGTTGCCATCAGAAAATCTCCACCATGGGCCATAGATTCATGGGGCTTAG GTTGTCTTATTTATGAACTCTTCTCGGGCTCTAAGCTTGGAAAAACAGAGGAGCTGCGTAACACTGTCGGCATTCCCAAG TCTCTGCTTCCAGATTATCAGCGTCTCCTAAGTTCCATGCCTTCTCGCAGATTGAACACCTCAAAACTTCTAGAGAATGGCG AGTATTTCCAAAATAAGCTGGTGGACACCATACACTTTATGGATATCCTCAACTTGAAAGACAGTGTTGAAAAGGATACTTTCTTCCGCAAACTACCAAATGTTGCTGAACAGCTTCCACGGGAGATCGTGCTTAAGAAG ATTCTTCCTTTATTAGCTTCTTCCCTTGAATTTGGTTCAGCTGTTGCCCCTGCATTAACTGCCTTACTCAAGATGGGTTCATGGTTATCAGCTGAAGATTTCAAACTCAAG GTGCTGCCAACAATAGTCAAGCTTTTTGCTTCCAATGATCGAGCAATTAGAGTTTCTCTTTTGCAACATGTTGATCAATTTGGAGAATCAATGTCCGGGCAAATTGTTGATGAACAA GTATACCCTCATGTTGCTACTGGATTTGCAGACACATCTGCCTTTCTACGAGAGCTGACTCTTAAGTCAATGCTCGTTTTAGCTCCAAAG CTGTCTCAGCGTACACTTTCTGGATCCCTCTTGAAATACCTTTCCAAATTACAG GTGGATGAAGAGCCTGCAATCAGAACCAATACCACTATATTACTCGGGAATATTGCCACCTACCTAAATGAAGGG ACAAGGAAAAGGGTTTTGATTAATGCTTTTACAGTGCGTGCCTTGCGGGATACATTTCCACCTGCTCGTGGTGCAG GTATTGTTGCATTATGCGCCACCAGTACCACTTATGACGACACTGAAATAGCAACTAGGATTCTTCCAAATATTGTTGTGCTTACCATTGATCAAGACAG CGAGGTCCGAGCCAAGGCATTTCAGGCTGTAGAACAGTTTCTTCAGATACTGAAACAAAACTATGAGAAG ACAAACTCTGGAGAGACCGGAGTCACTGGAGGAGCCTCAGCTATACCTGAGACTGCTGGTCTGATCGG TTGGGCTATGAGTTCTTTGACTCTCAAGGGTAAGCCAGTAGATCAACCgtctcttgcttcttcttcttcggcaCCATCCCTAGCTTCTGCAGCCTCAAATGCTACAACCACAG CAACGGAGGCTCCGAGTGTCAAAGCCAGTCATCATGCACGTTCCAACTCGGACTTCACAGATCAACCAGCACCACCATCTCCAACATCAACAGATGGTTGGGGAGATATTGAAAATGACATTAACGAAGGTCATGAGAGCGACAAAGACGGTTGGGATCTTGATCCGATTGATGAACCAAAACCTGCTCCAGCTCTCTCAAACATTCAAGCAGCTCAAAAACGACCTGTGTCTCAGCCTTCTAGACCTCCAG CTACAAGCTCAAGACCAAAGATTAGCACGGCAAAAGCAGCTGCGAAATTGGAAGACGATGACATGTGGGGATCCATAGCTGCTCCTCCACCTGCAACTACTTCAAGACCGTTGAACTTGAAGAAGACAGTACAGTCTGATGATGAAGACCCTTGGGCTGCCATTGCTGCTCCACCACCAACCACCAGGGCAAAACCTTTGTCTTCTGGTCGTGGCCGAGCAGCCAAACCTGCAGCTCCTAAACTTGGTGCCCAGCGCATTAACCGAACCTCATCTGGAATGTGA
- the LOC130509746 gene encoding WRKY transcription factor 55-like isoform X2, giving the protein MCYSYQKHKRKVQMEEVMSIIFRGLKLVDELKSSLQEKSPEALSTYLDEITKTFCDAKERLKIVLVIRNSETAMNQLKPAIAACSDQMLMQIEPGLMQEYWLRYGGSTSSQGTEAVTQRQLMAVKGDGGRNLMATERSGGSGSGSSTPRQRRRAYYRCTHQKLYNCPAKKQVQRLNDDPFTFRVTYRGSHTCHIYSTAPTISTAAPTAPIATTATTSHPVDYGPFFDMAEAMMFGSSGSGANMDFIFPCNDPPPHNHFYRRPEDGDGDK; this is encoded by the exons ATGTGTTACtcataccaaaaacataaacgtAAGGTACAAATGGAAGAGGTAATGTCAATTATCTTCCGTGGATTGAAACTTGTTGATGAGCTTAAGTCAAGCTTGCAGGAAAAGTCACCGGAAGCTCTGTCCACCTATCTTGACGAGATCACAAAGACATTTTGTGATGCAAAAGAGCGGTTGAAGATAGTCCTTGTGATCAGGAACTCGGAGACCGCAATGAACCAACTTAAACCGGCGATTGCGGCTTGCTCAGACCAGATGCTAATGCAGATTGAACCGGGTCTGATGCAGGAGTATTGGTTAAGGTATGGCGGGTCCACGTCATCTCAGGGAACTGAAGCCGTGACTCAAAGGCAGCTCATGGCTGTTAAGGGTGACGGCGGACGAAATTTGATGGCTACGGAAAGATCCGGTGGCTCAGGTAGCGGTTCATCCACGCCAAGGCAACGTAGAAG GGCGTACTATAGATGCACCCACCAAAAGTTATACAATTGTCCAGCCAAGAAGCAAGTCCAACGCCTCAACGATGATCCCTTCACCTTCCGAGTCACTTACCGTGGCTCACACACTTGCCACATCTACTCAACCGCTCCCACCATATCTACCGCTGCCCCCACCGCTCCAATTGCAACTACTGCCACAACTAGCCATCCCGTTGACTATGGTCCGTTCTTCGACATGGCCGAAGCTATGATGTTCGGTAGCAGCGGGAGTGGAGCCAACATGGATTTCATTTTTCCTTGCAATGATCCACCTCCTCATAATCACTTTTACCGGAGGCCAGAAGACGGCGACGGAGACAAATAG
- the LOC108847572 gene encoding pentatricopeptide repeat-containing protein At2g40720 — protein MRFTNHIRRTVSSVAESYTSPASLSSGIRALVHKAEYLQALHLYTNHDNSSPLYTSVFTYPSLLKACSALQNLGYGKTLHASIIVLGLRHDPFVATSLVNLYVKCGSLGYAVQVFDGLSQCGDVTVWNSLIDGYFRFRRFKDGFDLFRRMVVLGVRPDGFSLSIGVSVLCKGGDFGKGEGKQVHGYMLRNSLGEDSFLKTALIDMYFKFGLGVYAWRLFLEVEDKSNVVLWNVMIVGFGDSGVCESSLELYVLAKSNGVKLVSTSFTGVLGACGRSENFCFGRQVHCDVVKMGLDNDPYVCTSLLLMYSKCGMVGEAETVFSCVLDRRLEVWNAMVAAYAENGYGHCALELFSLMREDRVLPDSFTLSNVIACCSMLGLYDYGKSVHAELFKRPIQSTPAIESALVTLYSKSGCDTDAYLVFKLMEERDVIAWGSLISGLCKNGKFQEALEVFGSMKDDDDRLKPDSDIMTSVINACAGSEALSLGLQVHGGMIKTGLVLNVFVGSSLIDLYSKCSLPETALKVFTSMRTDNIVAWNSMISCYSRNSLPELSIELFSLMLNNGVFPDSVSVTSVLVAISSTASLLKGKSLHGYTLRLDIPSDTHLKNALIDMYVKCGLSKYAENIFRKMEHKSLITWNLMIYGYGSHGDCHRALSLFDEMKKAGESPDDVTFLSLISACSHSGFVQEGKNIFEIMKQDYGIEPKMEHYANMVDLLGRAGHLEEAYSFIKAMPIEPDSSTWLCLLSASRTHHNVELGILSAEKLLRMEPERGGNYVQLINLYMEAGLKNEAAKLLREMKEKGLQKNPGCSWIEVSNLTHVFFSGGSSSLMASGIFSVLNSLKSNMTDEDELT, from the coding sequence ATGCGTTTCACAAATCACATCCGTCGTACAGTCTCTTCTGTAGCCGAATCCTACACTTCTCCTGCTTCTCTCAGTTCCGGAATCAGAGCCTTGGTTCACAAAGCAGAGTATCTACAAGCTCTGCATCTATACACTAACCATGACAACTCCTCTCCACTGTACACTTCCGTCTTCACATACCCTTCTCTCCTCAAAGCTTGCTCTGCTCTTCAAAACCTCGGATACGGCAAAACCCTCCACGCTTCGATCATCGTGTTGGGTTTGCGGCACGATCCTTTCGTCGCAACTTCGCTCGTCAATTTGTACGTAAAGTGTGGATCTTTGGGTTACGCCGTCCAGGTGTTCGACGGTTTGTCTCAGTGCGGAGATGTCACGGTTTGGAACTCTTTGATTGATGGGTACTTTAGATTTCGTAGATTTAAGGATGGGTTTGATCTGTTTCGTCGGATGGTGGTGTTGGGTGTGAGACCTGATGGTTTCTCTTTGTCCATTGGTGTGAGTGTTTTGTGTAAAGGAGGAGACTTTGGGAAGGGGGAAGGGAAACAGGTTCATGGGTATATGTTGAGGAACTCGTTAGGTGAGGACTCCTTCTTGAAAACTGCTTTGATTGATATGTATTTCAAGTTTGGGTTAGGGGTATACGCGTGGCGTTTGTTTCTGGAGGTTGAGGATAAGTCGAATGTTGTACTGTGGAATGTGATGATTGTTGGGTTTGGTGATAGTGGGGTCTGTGAATCCAGCTTGGAGTTGTATGTGCTTGCTAAGAGTAACGGTGTCAAGCTTGTTTCCACTTCTTTCACCGGGGTTCTTGGTGCATGTGGTAGAAGTGAGAATTTTTGTTTCGGGAGACAGGTACACTGCGACGTGGTGAAGATGGGACTTGACAATGACCCTTATGTTTGTACTTCTTTATTGTTAATGTATTCAAAGTGCGGTATGGTTGGTGAGGCAGAGACTGTGTTCAGTTGCGTTTTGGATAGAAGACTTGAAGTATGGAACGCGATGGTTGCAGCTTATGCAGAGAATGGTTATGGGCACTGTGCTTTGGAGTTGTTCAGTTTGATGAGAGAGGATCGTGTCTTGCCTGATTCTTTTACCTTGTCAAATGTTATCGCCTGTTGCAGCATGTTAGGGTTGTATGACTATGGAAAATCAGTCCACGCGGAGTTGTTTAAGAGACCAATACAAAGCACACCTGCAATAGAGAGTGCTTTAGTCACTCTGTACTCTAAATCCGGATGTGATACTGATGCTTATTTAGTCTTCAAATTAATGGAAGAGAGAGATGTGATTGCGTGGGGCTCCCTGATCTCAGGACTTTGCAAGAATGGGAAATTCCAAGAGGCTCTGGAAGTTTTTGGGTCCatgaaagatgatgatgataggtTGAAACCAGATTCTGATATTATGACAAGTGTTATAAACGCATGCGCCGGATCAGAGGCTCTCAGTCTTGGCCTTCAAGTTCATGGTGGAATGATTAAAACTGGTCTAGTGCTGAATGTTTTTGTTGGCAGCTCCCTTATAGATCTGTATTCCAAGTGTAGCTTACCAGAAACGGCTCTCAAAGTTTTCACAAGCATGAGAACGGACAACATTGTTGCCTGGAACTCCATGATATCTTGCTACAGCCGAAACAGCCTTCCTGAACTATCCATAGAACTTTTCAGTCTAATGCTCAATAACGGTGTCTTCCCTGATTCAGTATCCGTCACAAGTGTCCTTGTTGCAATCTCATCAACTGCAAGCTTGCTTAAAGGGAAGAGTCTACACGGTTATACATTAAGACTCGACATTCCTTCAGATACTCACCTGAAAAACGCTTTGATTGATATGTATGTAAAGTGCGGGTTGTCCAAGTATGCAGAGAATATCTTCAGGAAAATGGAGCATAAAAGCCTGATCACTTGGAACCTAATGATATATGGTTATGGATCCCATGGAGATTGTCATAGAGCATTGAGTCTGTTCGATGAGATGAAGAAGGCAGGAGAGTCGCCAGATGATGTGACGTTCCTGTCTCTGATTTCAGCTTGCAGTCATTCCGGTTTTGTGCAGGAGGGTAAAAACATTTTTGAGATCATGAAACAAGACTATGGAATCGAACCAAAAATGGAGCATTATGCAAATATGGTGGATCTTCTTGGACGTGCAGGTCACCTAGAAGAAGCTTACAGTTTCATAAAAGCAATGCCTATTGAGCCAGACAGTAGTACATGGCTCTGCCTCTTATCTGCGTCAAGAACCCATCACAATGTAGAGCTTGGGATATTGTCTGCTGAGAAGTTGTTGAGGATGGAACCGGAAAGAGGTGGTAACTATGTTCAGTTGATTAATCTTTACATGGAAGCAGGACTGAAGAACGAAGCTGCAAAGTTGTTGAGAGAGATGAAGGAGAAAGGCTTGCAAAAAAATCCAGGTTGTAGCTGGATTGAAGTGAGCAATCTCACTCACGTTTTCTTTTCAGGAGGTTCGTCTTCTCTAATGGCGTCTGGGATCTTCAGTGTATTGAATAGCTTAAAGAGTAACATGACAGATGAAGATGAGTTGACTTGA